One Gadus chalcogrammus isolate NIFS_2021 chromosome 4, NIFS_Gcha_1.0, whole genome shotgun sequence DNA segment encodes these proteins:
- the LOC130380712 gene encoding coagulation factor X-like: protein MFRLNPGLCCLLLLPLATANVFVGEAAAKELLGRRRRANSMFEELRQGNLERECIEERCDQEEAREIYEDEEKTNEFWSIYFDGDACLATPCVNGGVCKDGIGGYSCFCQTDYQGFNCEIAIPGLCESNNGGCDHFCRVVRGDVRCSCTDGYFLSANQKTCHSNETFMCGALFHESTRSIGPWYDVPLNSSAAENASQWDLGDLAPHSPLPWQPEDYPADGVREEPVLPQHRGKTRIVGGDECPPGECPWQALLLNEEDRGFCGGTILNHYMILTAAHCMNQSRYIYVILGEFDTRVKEGREEAHTVDRVLIHRRYASGTFHNDIALIKLRSPITFSRFIIPACLPQREFAEKVLMRQPLGLVSGLGRLGEGKQQASVLQRLDLPFVDRAACMESSEFRISNHMFCAGYGDGKRDACQGDSGGPHVTKYRDTWFVTGVVSWGEGCARQGKYGVYTQVSKYIRWIREGMKLLMPRERGPGAGRQRRDAGPLHRPWVPARAP, encoded by the exons ATGTTCCGGCTGAACCCAGGCCTCTGCTGTCTCCTCCTGTTGCCCCTGGCAACTGCTAATG TGTTTGTTGGCGAGGCGGCGGCCAAGGAGCTgctggggcggcggcggcgggccaaCAGTATGTTCGAGGAGCTGCGTCAGGGCAACCTGGAGCGGGAGTGCATCGAGGAGCGCTGCGACCAGGAGGAGGCCCGCGAGATCtacgaggacgaggagaagacg AATGAATTTTGGAGCATTTACTTTG ACGGAGATGCCTGTCTCGCCACACCCTGTGTGAACGGCGGCGTGTGTAAGGATGGCATCGGAGGGTACAGCTGCTTCTGTCAGACAGACTACCAGGGCTTCAACTGTGAAatag CCATCCCGGGACTGTGTGAGAGCAATAACGGGGGGTGCGACCACTTCTGTCGCGTTGTCCGCGGCGACGTCCGCTGCTCCTGCACCGACGGGTACTTCCTGTCAGCTAACCAGAAGACCTGCCACTCCAACg AGACCTTCATGTGTGGCGCTCTGTTCCATGAGAGCACCCGGTCGATAGGCCCCTGGTACGACGTCCCTCTGAACTCCAGCGCGGCGGAGAACGCCTCCCAGTGGGACCTGGGGGACCTGGCCCCCCACAGCCCGCTGCCGTGGCAACCAGAGGACTACCCCGCCGACGGCGTCCGCGAGGAGCCCGTGCTGCCGCAGCACCGGGGGAAGACCCGCATCGTGGGCGGGGACGAGTGCCCCCCCGGAGAGTGCCCCTGGCAG GCTCTCCTCCTGAACGAGGAGGACCGAGGCTTCTGCGGAGGAACCATCTTGAACCACTACATGATCCTCACCGCCGCCCACTGCATGAACCAATCACGCTACATCTACGTCATCCTCG gcgaGTTCGACACGCGGGTGAAGGAGGGCCGGGAGGAGGCCCACACGGTGGACCGGGTGCTGATCCACCGCCGCTACGCGTCGGGGACCTTCCACAACGACATCGCCCTCATCAAGCTCAGATCCCCCATCACCTTCTCCAGGTTCATCATCCCCGCCTGCCTCCCCCAGAGGGAGTTCGCCGAGAAG gtcctgATGCGCCAGCCCCTGGGCCTGGTGAGCGGGCTGGGCCGGCTGGGCGAGGGGAAGCAGCAGGCCTCGGTGCTCCAGCGGCTCGACCTGCCCTTCGTGGACCGCGCCGCCTGCATGGAGTCCAGCGAGTTCCGCATCTCCAACCACATGTTCTGCGCCGGCTACGGCGACGGCAAGCGGGACGCCTGCCAGGGGGACAGCGGCGGCCCCCACGTCACCAAGTACCGGGACACCTGGTTCGTGACGGGCGTGGTGAGCTGGGGGGAGGGCTGCGCGCGCCAGGGGAAGTACGGCGTCTACACCCAGGTGTCCAAGTACATCCGCTGGATCAGGGAGGGCATGAAGCTGCTGATGCCCAGGGAGAGGGGCCCTGGGgcggggaggcagaggagggacGCAGGCCCCCTCCACCGGCCCTGGGTCCCGGCCAGAGCGCCATAG